Proteins found in one Solitalea lacus genomic segment:
- a CDS encoding MBL fold metallo-hydrolase, which translates to MKITFLGTGTSQGVPVIACDCHVCTSADPRDTRLRSSVLIEWNGSTVVIDCGPDFRYQMLRAGVKKLDAIVFTHEHKDHIAGLDDVRAFNFKHDREMDVFAAPRVQEAVIREFAYVFASIKYPGIPKINLIEIGNKSFNVHGMEFIPIEVMHYKLPVFGFRIGDFTYITDMKTIKDEEKEKIRGTKVLVLNALQRESHVSHLTLDEAVALAVEIGAEQTYFTHISHRLGKHADVETELPSGVDLAYDNMVINM; encoded by the coding sequence ATGAAAATAACCTTTCTCGGAACCGGAACATCACAGGGAGTACCTGTTATAGCGTGTGATTGCCACGTATGTACATCGGCTGATCCTCGTGATACCCGATTACGATCTTCTGTCTTAATTGAATGGAATGGTTCAACGGTGGTCATTGACTGTGGTCCCGACTTTCGATATCAAATGCTTCGGGCAGGGGTAAAAAAGCTGGATGCTATTGTGTTTACGCATGAGCATAAGGATCATATTGCCGGACTTGATGATGTGCGTGCGTTTAATTTCAAGCATGACCGAGAAATGGATGTTTTTGCAGCCCCTCGGGTGCAAGAAGCTGTAATAAGAGAATTTGCCTATGTATTTGCATCAATAAAGTATCCTGGTATCCCCAAAATCAATTTGATAGAAATTGGCAACAAGTCATTTAATGTACATGGTATGGAGTTTATTCCTATTGAGGTAATGCATTATAAATTGCCGGTCTTTGGGTTTCGTATAGGTGATTTTACCTACATCACTGATATGAAAACTATTAAGGATGAGGAAAAGGAAAAGATAAGAGGAACAAAGGTCTTGGTTTTAAATGCATTGCAGCGAGAAAGCCACGTTTCACATTTGACTTTGGATGAGGCAGTTGCTTTGGCTGTAGAAATAGGAGCAGAGCAAACCTATTTTACCCATATCAGCCATCGACTAGGTAAACATGCTGATGTGGAAACTGAATTGCCTTCGGGAGTAGATCTGGCCTATGATAATATGGTAATAAACATGTAG
- a CDS encoding FtsK/SpoIIIE family DNA translocase: MQERTNRFRNEVKEPQAEKISPKVKIKYPSKQDEEKKPFFSVPEVNPKAVKIIGLFLLIMSVYVLVAFTSYVLTWDEDQSVVMKMTWSKIFSPQENPVENWMGLWGAMIAHQFIYKWFGVASFIFVFVFFILGYRLLFKVTVFPIAKALGYSFFFLVFLSLLAGYLNSFFSPVPHFLEGVFGYQLNVWLGATLGKTGILGIIIFAALVFVIIAFNPDFSPKKKPEVEAEPDLPRRNRFEDNVDDQEIEFTPRREYSSAKGAIKPNLAYLEEELVPEVKTIEFDHDLPDTELIDELVIEEPEQLMEVDFPPVQQPEEALPIASPPTEELELSIEQTEEEKLANDLVQQHGEFDPTLDLASYKYPSIDLLDNHGSNKIHVDQQELEANKNKIVDTLGHYGIEIEKIKATIGPTVTLYEIIPAPGVRISKIKNLEDDIALSLAALGIRIIAPIPGKGTIGIEVPNQHPELVSMRSIMATEKFQTTTMDLPVALGKTISNEVFVADLAKMPHLLMAGATGQGKSVGINALISSLLYKKHPSQLKFVFVDPKKVELTLYKKIERHFLAKLPGEGDAIITDTKKVVYTLNSLCIEMDNRYELLKDAGVRNLKEYNQKFISRRLNPENGHRYLPYIVLVIDEFADLIMTAGKEVETPIARLAQLARAIGIHLVIATQRPSVNVITGIIKANFPARLAFRVTAKIDSRTILDAGGADQLIGRGDMLFSTGADLIRLQCAFLDTPEVEKICEYIGSQRGYTSAYELPEYVGEDGEGAVKDFDPSDRDALFEDAARLVVIHQQGSTSLIQRKLKLGYNRAGRIIDQLEAAGIVGPFEGSKAREVLYPDEYSLEQYLNTLNGK; this comes from the coding sequence ATGCAAGAACGTACTAACCGTTTTAGAAACGAAGTAAAAGAACCTCAGGCAGAGAAAATTAGCCCCAAAGTCAAAATCAAATATCCCTCTAAGCAAGATGAGGAAAAGAAGCCGTTTTTCAGTGTGCCGGAAGTTAATCCGAAAGCAGTGAAAATTATTGGCTTGTTTTTACTCATCATGTCAGTGTATGTTTTGGTTGCATTTACATCTTATGTTTTAACTTGGGATGAAGACCAAAGTGTGGTAATGAAAATGACTTGGAGCAAAATATTTTCTCCGCAAGAAAATCCGGTTGAAAATTGGATGGGACTTTGGGGAGCAATGATTGCACATCAATTCATTTATAAATGGTTTGGGGTAGCATCGTTTATCTTTGTTTTTGTGTTTTTTATTCTGGGCTACCGTTTATTGTTTAAAGTGACGGTTTTCCCCATTGCAAAAGCGCTGGGTTATTCATTCTTCTTTTTGGTTTTTCTATCGCTCCTTGCAGGTTATTTAAATAGCTTTTTCAGCCCTGTTCCACATTTTCTGGAGGGAGTATTCGGGTATCAGCTTAATGTTTGGCTGGGTGCCACTTTAGGAAAAACAGGTATTTTAGGAATTATAATCTTTGCGGCTCTGGTATTTGTTATTATTGCGTTCAACCCGGACTTTTCTCCTAAAAAGAAACCCGAAGTTGAAGCGGAGCCTGATCTGCCTCGACGAAACAGGTTTGAGGACAATGTTGATGACCAGGAAATCGAGTTCACTCCACGTCGCGAATATTCATCAGCCAAAGGAGCAATAAAACCTAATCTTGCTTATTTAGAGGAAGAATTAGTGCCAGAGGTTAAAACCATAGAATTTGATCATGATTTGCCAGATACAGAGCTTATAGATGAGTTGGTTATAGAAGAACCTGAACAGTTGATGGAAGTTGACTTTCCTCCGGTTCAACAACCAGAAGAGGCACTGCCAATTGCCTCACCTCCAACGGAAGAACTGGAGTTAAGTATTGAGCAAACAGAAGAGGAGAAATTGGCTAACGACTTGGTGCAACAACATGGCGAATTTGATCCAACACTTGATTTAGCTTCTTACAAATACCCATCTATTGATTTGTTGGATAATCATGGTTCAAATAAAATTCATGTAGATCAGCAGGAGCTGGAAGCGAACAAAAATAAAATTGTAGATACATTGGGTCATTACGGCATTGAAATTGAAAAAATCAAAGCCACCATTGGTCCAACCGTTACTCTGTATGAGATTATTCCTGCGCCAGGCGTTCGTATTTCTAAGATCAAAAATCTAGAGGATGATATTGCATTAAGTTTGGCAGCCTTGGGTATTCGTATTATTGCTCCAATTCCGGGTAAAGGAACAATCGGTATTGAAGTGCCTAATCAGCACCCTGAATTGGTGTCTATGCGTTCAATCATGGCAACAGAGAAGTTTCAGACTACTACAATGGATTTGCCAGTGGCCTTGGGTAAAACAATTTCAAATGAAGTGTTTGTAGCAGACCTGGCGAAAATGCCTCACTTGTTGATGGCTGGAGCCACCGGACAAGGTAAGTCCGTAGGGATCAATGCACTTATTTCATCATTACTTTATAAAAAGCATCCTTCGCAGCTAAAGTTTGTATTTGTCGATCCGAAAAAAGTAGAATTAACGCTTTATAAAAAGATTGAACGTCATTTTCTAGCGAAGCTTCCTGGTGAAGGGGATGCAATTATTACAGATACCAAAAAAGTGGTTTACACTCTCAATTCGTTGTGTATTGAGATGGATAACCGCTACGAGCTTTTGAAAGATGCCGGGGTTCGTAACCTGAAGGAATATAACCAGAAGTTTATTTCCAGAAGATTAAATCCAGAAAACGGACATCGTTATTTACCTTACATAGTTTTGGTGATCGATGAGTTTGCCGATTTGATTATGACTGCCGGTAAGGAAGTGGAAACTCCGATTGCCCGTTTGGCTCAGTTGGCTCGTGCTATTGGTATTCACTTGGTTATTGCAACACAACGACCGTCGGTAAACGTAATTACAGGTATTATCAAGGCAAACTTCCCTGCGCGTCTGGCATTTAGGGTTACGGCTAAAATTGACTCCCGCACCATTCTGGATGCCGGAGGTGCTGACCAGTTAATAGGTAGGGGAGATATGTTGTTTTCTACAGGAGCGGACTTAATTCGTCTTCAATGTGCGTTTTTGGACACTCCGGAAGTGGAGAAAATTTGTGAATACATTGGCTCACAAAGAGGGTATACAAGCGCATATGAATTGCCTGAATACGTAGGAGAAGATGGAGAAGGTGCTGTTAAGGATTTTGATCCGAGTGATCGAGATGCATTGTTTGAAGACGCCGCACGTTTAGTGGTGATTCATCAGCAGGGATCTACTTCATTAATTCAGCGTAAATTAAAATTAGGTTATAACAGGGCCGGTCGTATTATTGACCAACTTGAAGCCGCTGGAATTGTTGGTCCTTTTGAAGGAAGTAAAGCTCGCGAAGTACTATATCCGGATGAATATTCGTTAGAACAATACCTCAATACTTTAAACGGAAAATAG
- a CDS encoding UDP-N-acetylmuramate--L-alanine ligase — MNVHFISIGGSAMHNLAIALHKKGYKVTGSDDEVFEPSKSRLAAHGLLPDSIGWNPDNIHADLDAIILGMHARAENPELIKAKELGLKIYSYPEYIYEQSKNKTRVVIGGSHGKTTITAMILHVLHQNNIDCDYLVGAQLAGFDTMVRITEKAPVMIIEGDEYLSSPIDRRPKFHLYKANLAILSGIAWDHINVFPTFANYVEQFKIFLDTIQPNGFLAYCELDPELKKLVENYSHPIFKTQGYGLPEFKVENGITTLLTENGELKLEVFGEHNLMNLNGARLICNQLGVSNADFYKAISSFKGAAKRLEFVDGNEKTVVYKDFAHSPSKLKATTAAMKAQFPQRRLIAAMELHTFSSLNKSFLNEYDGAMATADEALVYFNHHTIEHKKLDPITEEQVKQAFNSDNIKVFTNSQELEQYLLAQTWDNANLLLMSSGNFDGIDFKDLAAHLLKK; from the coding sequence ATGAACGTACATTTTATTTCAATAGGCGGTAGTGCTATGCACAATCTGGCTATTGCATTACATAAGAAAGGATATAAAGTTACCGGTTCGGACGATGAGGTTTTTGAACCATCCAAGTCGCGCTTGGCCGCACATGGTTTATTGCCTGATTCAATTGGCTGGAATCCAGATAATATACATGCTGATTTAGACGCAATTATTTTAGGGATGCATGCACGTGCAGAAAATCCGGAGCTGATTAAGGCAAAAGAACTGGGATTGAAAATATATTCCTACCCTGAATACATTTATGAACAATCAAAAAACAAAACCCGTGTAGTAATTGGCGGTAGTCATGGTAAAACTACCATAACAGCTATGATTTTACATGTGTTGCATCAAAATAATATTGATTGCGATTATTTGGTTGGAGCGCAGCTGGCTGGATTTGATACCATGGTGCGAATTACGGAAAAAGCTCCGGTGATGATTATTGAAGGCGATGAGTACTTATCTTCTCCAATTGATCGCCGACCAAAATTTCACCTTTATAAAGCCAATTTGGCAATTCTGAGTGGTATTGCTTGGGATCATATTAACGTTTTTCCAACATTTGCTAATTATGTTGAACAATTCAAAATCTTTTTAGATACCATTCAACCAAATGGTTTTCTTGCATATTGCGAGTTGGACCCGGAATTAAAAAAACTAGTAGAAAACTATTCACATCCGATATTTAAAACTCAAGGATATGGCCTTCCTGAATTTAAAGTTGAAAACGGAATCACTACGCTGTTGACGGAAAATGGGGAGCTTAAGCTTGAAGTTTTTGGGGAGCATAACTTGATGAATTTGAATGGTGCCCGTTTAATTTGCAATCAATTAGGAGTAAGTAACGCAGATTTTTATAAAGCGATTTCAAGTTTTAAAGGAGCAGCCAAACGTTTGGAGTTTGTTGATGGTAATGAGAAAACTGTTGTTTACAAAGACTTTGCTCATTCGCCATCAAAATTGAAAGCCACAACTGCTGCAATGAAAGCGCAATTCCCCCAGAGACGACTAATTGCTGCTATGGAACTGCATACTTTTAGCAGTTTGAATAAGAGCTTTTTGAATGAGTATGATGGAGCTATGGCTACAGCAGACGAAGCTTTGGTGTACTTCAACCATCACACAATTGAGCATAAAAAATTGGATCCAATTACAGAAGAGCAAGTTAAACAGGCATTTAACTCTGATAATATTAAGGTGTTTACCAATTCGCAAGAATTAGAACAGTATTTATTAGCACAGACTTGGGACAATGCCAACCTCTTGTTAATGAGTTCAGGCAACTTTGATGGGATTGACTTTAAGGATCTGGCAGCTCACTTGCTGAAAAAGTAA
- the tpiA gene encoding triose-phosphate isomerase → MRQKIVAGNWKMNNDLKESLKLISEVANMVTDEVNNDAVIIVAVPFTNIYALDQWKSGSEVHDKVKLAAQNCSWEESGAYTGEVSARMLKSIGADYVILGHSERRQYFAETNAQLAKKVDLALTHELIPIFCIGETLSEREKGIHFEVIKGQLKEGLFHLIKSVFRTVVIAYEPVWAIGTGLTATPEQAQEVHAYIRQLIAEGYDEETAESMSILYGGSANPSNASALFSQTDIDGGLIGGASLKSRDFTDIIKTFNA, encoded by the coding sequence ATGAGACAGAAAATTGTTGCTGGAAACTGGAAAATGAATAACGATTTAAAAGAATCGTTAAAATTAATTTCTGAAGTGGCTAATATGGTTACTGATGAAGTAAATAATGACGCTGTAATTATTGTTGCAGTTCCTTTTACTAATATTTATGCTTTAGATCAATGGAAAAGTGGGTCTGAAGTTCATGATAAAGTTAAACTAGCTGCTCAAAATTGTAGCTGGGAAGAATCTGGGGCCTATACTGGCGAAGTTTCTGCCAGAATGTTAAAATCAATAGGTGCTGATTATGTAATTTTAGGACATTCAGAGCGTCGTCAATACTTTGCAGAAACCAACGCTCAACTAGCTAAAAAAGTTGACTTAGCTTTAACACATGAGTTAATTCCGATTTTTTGCATAGGAGAAACCCTGAGTGAACGAGAAAAAGGTATTCACTTCGAGGTTATAAAAGGGCAATTAAAAGAGGGTTTGTTCCATTTGATCAAATCAGTGTTTAGAACAGTAGTAATTGCATATGAACCGGTATGGGCAATAGGTACAGGCTTAACTGCAACCCCTGAGCAGGCTCAAGAAGTTCATGCATACATCCGTCAGTTAATTGCAGAAGGATACGATGAGGAAACCGCAGAGTCAATGAGCATTTTGTATGGAGGAAGTGCTAATCCTTCAAATGCCTCTGCTTTGTTCTCTCAAACCGATATTGATGGCGGTTTAATTGGTGGGGCTTCACTTAAATCACGTGATTTTACCGATATTATAAAAACTTTTAACGCATAA
- a CDS encoding putative sugar nucleotidyl transferase, giving the protein MRNYLLFDDPGVRRQLLPLTFTRPIADIRVGILTIIEKWAYSLNSKPSYLTESYLQEKFPSVIAERNILINAAILPDDNLVSVIRDLQEGEALKNGDTLLAVNLSKEETSLFDPENFVSKAQPIQFKIQQIVSPASIFQFNAQEIANDFNLFASKVSQTLPIGSQLLGRNIFVEEGAKINFALINSETGPVYIGKDVEIMEGAMIRGPFAACEGAVVKMGSKIYGATTLGPNTVVGGEVKNCVFFGNSNKGHEGYLGDSVIGEWCNLGADTNNSNLKNNFSTVKVWNYAEAKFNDTGLQKYGVVMADHVKTAINTAFNTGTVVGVGCNIACNGFPSKFVADFSWVQNEQIAEFDFTKFCNTASSMMKTKKNEFNDTERRILEHVFDTTRTHKLS; this is encoded by the coding sequence ATGAGAAACTATCTTTTGTTTGATGATCCTGGCGTTCGTCGGCAACTTTTACCACTTACATTTACCCGCCCAATAGCTGACATTCGAGTTGGAATATTAACCATTATTGAAAAATGGGCCTATAGTTTAAACTCAAAGCCATCTTATCTTACTGAATCATATTTACAGGAAAAATTTCCGTCAGTAATAGCTGAAAGAAATATTCTTATCAATGCAGCTATTTTACCTGATGATAATTTGGTGTCAGTAATTAGGGACTTACAAGAGGGTGAAGCCTTAAAAAATGGAGATACTTTACTTGCTGTAAATTTATCCAAGGAAGAAACCTCTCTGTTCGATCCTGAAAACTTTGTATCAAAGGCACAACCTATTCAATTTAAAATACAACAGATTGTTTCGCCGGCTTCTATTTTCCAGTTTAATGCCCAAGAAATTGCGAACGATTTTAATCTGTTTGCATCTAAAGTTTCTCAAACCTTACCTATAGGATCACAATTATTAGGTCGAAACATTTTTGTTGAAGAAGGAGCCAAAATTAACTTCGCGTTAATAAATTCTGAGACAGGACCTGTATATATAGGTAAGGACGTTGAAATAATGGAAGGTGCTATGATTAGAGGGCCTTTTGCGGCATGTGAAGGTGCTGTGGTTAAAATGGGGTCTAAGATTTATGGCGCAACAACTCTGGGTCCCAATACAGTTGTTGGGGGGGAGGTAAAGAACTGCGTTTTCTTTGGCAATTCAAATAAAGGCCATGAGGGTTATTTGGGAGATTCAGTAATTGGCGAGTGGTGTAATTTGGGGGCAGATACCAATAATTCCAACTTAAAGAACAATTTTAGTACGGTTAAAGTGTGGAATTATGCTGAAGCAAAGTTCAATGATACGGGTTTGCAAAAATATGGAGTAGTTATGGCCGACCATGTTAAAACCGCAATCAATACGGCTTTTAATACCGGAACAGTAGTTGGAGTTGGTTGTAATATTGCATGCAATGGCTTTCCTTCTAAATTTGTGGCTGATTTTAGCTGGGTGCAAAACGAGCAGATTGCAGAGTTTGATTTTACGAAATTTTGCAATACGGCTTCTTCAATGATGAAAACAAAAAAAAACGAGTTTAATGACACAGAAAGACGTATACTTGAACACGTTTTTGATACAACAAGAACACACAAACTATCCTAA
- a CDS encoding GNAT family N-acetyltransferase, translated as MNEGVVNWVIKPFDELLVNELYAIMQLREEVFVVEQNCPFLDADGKDPDCLHLLGWVDKNLVAYSRIVPPGIAFQTASIGRVVTSPRFRKNGFGQQLMQKSIDVADELGFRELTIGAQYYLLKFYQRFGFKEFDEIYLEDGIKHVHMRR; from the coding sequence ATGAACGAAGGAGTAGTTAATTGGGTTATAAAGCCTTTTGATGAGCTGCTGGTAAACGAATTGTATGCTATTATGCAGTTAAGAGAAGAAGTTTTTGTTGTTGAACAAAACTGTCCGTTTCTGGATGCTGATGGCAAAGACCCTGATTGCTTACATTTATTGGGATGGGTTGATAAGAATTTGGTCGCCTATTCACGTATTGTGCCACCAGGTATAGCTTTTCAAACGGCATCTATTGGTAGGGTTGTTACTTCTCCACGCTTTAGAAAGAATGGTTTTGGTCAGCAATTAATGCAAAAGTCAATAGATGTTGCTGATGAATTAGGCTTCAGAGAGCTTACAATTGGAGCCCAATATTACTTGTTAAAATTTTATCAGCGTTTTGGTTTTAAAGAATTTGACGAAATTTATCTAGAAGATGGAATTAAACATGTGCACATGCGTAGGTAA
- a CDS encoding type B 50S ribosomal protein L31 — protein sequence MKADIHPKNYRLVVFKDMSCDYAFLTKSTVDTRDTIVWEDGNEYPLVKLEISDKSHPFYTGKMKLVDTAGRIDKFKNRYAKK from the coding sequence ATGAAAGCTGATATCCACCCAAAAAATTATAGATTGGTAGTGTTTAAGGATATGTCATGTGACTATGCATTCCTTACTAAATCAACTGTTGATACTCGTGATACTATCGTTTGGGAAGATGGTAACGAATATCCTTTAGTTAAATTGGAGATCTCTGATAAATCTCACCCGTTCTATACTGGCAAGATGAAGTTAGTAGATACTGCAGGTCGTATTGATAAATTCAAAAACCGTTACGCTAAAAAATAA
- a CDS encoding LolA family protein, translated as MKKSFLISALVMVVSAAGFAQSPAEKQAKDILTGVSAKYRSLDGIKTDFSYTLENPSEKINETQNGTLYIKQKTNKYKVILGGTELFSDGKLSYTYLKDAKEIQINNLEKNGEGLNPAQIFTIYEKGFKYLLKGEKKDGASIVQLIDLVPLSTKQFSKIELSVDKKLKQLKQIKIFDKNGNRYTYKVKTFVQNPKVDDTFFAFDKKKFPGVEVVDLR; from the coding sequence ATGAAAAAATCATTTTTAATCTCGGCTTTGGTGATGGTGGTTTCGGCTGCAGGTTTTGCCCAGTCGCCGGCGGAAAAACAAGCAAAAGATATTTTGACAGGCGTAAGTGCTAAATATCGTTCTCTAGATGGTATTAAAACAGACTTTTCTTACACGCTCGAAAATCCTTCTGAAAAAATCAATGAAACGCAGAATGGTACTTTGTATATTAAACAAAAAACGAATAAGTACAAGGTGATTTTAGGTGGAACTGAATTATTTAGTGACGGCAAACTTTCATACACTTACCTGAAAGATGCTAAGGAAATTCAGATAAATAATTTGGAGAAAAATGGTGAAGGCCTTAATCCTGCACAGATTTTCACTATTTATGAAAAGGGATTTAAATACCTTTTAAAAGGAGAGAAGAAAGATGGAGCTTCGATTGTTCAATTAATTGACCTTGTGCCATTGTCGACCAAGCAGTTCTCAAAGATTGAACTTTCTGTTGATAAGAAATTGAAGCAATTAAAGCAGATTAAGATTTTTGATAAAAATGGCAACCGTTATACATACAAAGTGAAGACCTTTGTCCAAAATCCAAAGGTTGATGATACGTTCTTTGCATTTGATAAAAAGAAATTCCCTGGAGTTGAAGTGGTTGATTTGAGATAA
- a CDS encoding DUF4468 domain-containing protein has translation MTTRSIYLFVFYLFISIQSSGQSIEFPLINKRITYTDTVFVNNTSKDTLYVRAKQWILKNFPTQNTPLNASNKTDSLIHAKGTLDFNMMDLNNLNRIVYDYNIYVKIYDNAYIYKIEDFKGKLYEKSQYTSNSAAKVSIDEDYAAYLKNKRNTEFTRRVKYFYKIISKQLNSFNTSMSLENAGEYPRGPHLE, from the coding sequence ATGACTACTCGATCAATTTACCTATTCGTTTTTTATCTTTTTATTTCTATCCAATCTAGTGGTCAGTCAATTGAGTTTCCACTAATAAACAAAAGAATTACCTATACGGATACTGTTTTTGTCAATAACACTTCTAAAGACACACTATACGTACGGGCGAAACAATGGATACTTAAGAATTTCCCCACTCAAAACACCCCCCTTAATGCCAGCAACAAAACTGATAGTTTAATCCATGCAAAGGGGACTTTGGATTTCAATATGATGGATCTGAATAATTTGAATAGAATAGTGTATGATTACAACATTTACGTTAAGATTTACGACAATGCTTATATTTATAAAATTGAGGATTTTAAAGGAAAGTTATACGAGAAATCACAGTACACTTCAAATTCAGCAGCTAAAGTAAGTATTGATGAAGATTATGCAGCTTACTTAAAAAATAAACGGAATACCGAATTTACACGCAGGGTAAAATATTTCTATAAAATTATTAGCAAACAACTTAACTCATTTAACACTTCAATGAGTCTTGAGAATGCGGGAGAATACCCCAGAGGGCCACACTTGGAATAA
- a CDS encoding DinB family protein: protein MVQFVKLFLKRDLEKLSAEVEQYNIDENLWRVEPVISNSGGNLCLHLVGNLNHFIGHVLGNTGYVRNRDLEFSLKNVSKSELITMINETIMMIDSVLAKVSPEQLKEKYPIEVFGEPMTTEYFLVHLVTHLSYHLGQVNYHRRLLDN from the coding sequence ATGGTCCAATTTGTAAAACTGTTTCTCAAAAGAGACTTAGAGAAATTGAGCGCTGAAGTAGAACAGTATAACATTGACGAAAATTTGTGGAGGGTTGAACCTGTTATTTCTAACTCTGGTGGTAATTTGTGTTTGCATCTGGTGGGAAATCTGAACCATTTCATTGGTCATGTGCTTGGGAATACTGGTTATGTACGCAATAGGGACTTAGAGTTTTCACTTAAGAATGTTTCAAAAAGTGAGCTAATTACGATGATTAATGAAACAATTATGATGATTGACTCTGTATTGGCAAAAGTTAGTCCTGAACAGCTGAAAGAAAAGTATCCTATAGAAGTTTTTGGAGAACCAATGACAACAGAATACTTTTTGGTACACCTGGTAACGCATTTGTCTTATCATCTAGGTCAAGTAAATTATCACCGTAGATTATTAGATAATTAA
- the prmA gene encoding 50S ribosomal protein L11 methyltransferase — translation MLSVSMNYLELVFLVDDPEGFVKDVLIGELSEIGFDTFEDTSKGFKAYIQADKFDETALDSQLLPYKDQFKFSYLKSIIPHRNWNEVWESNFEPVTVADKLHIRATFHPERSNEFPLEIVIDPKMAFGTGHHETTYLMSEWLLQTEVEGKKVLDMGCGSGILAILASKLGAEELLAVDIDPVCVSSTVENAQLNDIDNIETGLGDIGDVNDTGFELILANINRNILIQHMAHYADMLVDEGELIMSGFYETPDLAIIQEEAAKYDLKYINHYTRNNWVAAKFVK, via the coding sequence ATGCTCTCAGTATCCATGAATTACCTCGAATTAGTTTTTTTAGTTGATGACCCTGAAGGTTTTGTTAAGGATGTATTAATTGGCGAATTATCAGAGATCGGTTTTGATACATTTGAAGATACCTCTAAAGGGTTTAAAGCATACATTCAGGCGGATAAGTTTGATGAAACTGCTTTAGATAGTCAACTTCTACCTTATAAAGATCAATTCAAGTTTTCTTATCTCAAAAGTATTATTCCACACAGGAACTGGAATGAAGTGTGGGAAAGCAATTTTGAACCAGTTACTGTGGCTGATAAATTACACATCAGGGCAACATTTCATCCTGAGCGAAGTAATGAGTTTCCATTGGAAATAGTTATCGACCCTAAGATGGCTTTCGGTACTGGTCACCATGAGACTACCTATTTAATGTCGGAATGGTTGCTTCAAACTGAAGTGGAAGGGAAAAAAGTGCTTGACATGGGTTGTGGCTCAGGAATATTGGCTATATTGGCTTCTAAGCTTGGAGCCGAAGAATTGCTGGCTGTAGATATTGACCCGGTTTGCGTATCAAGTACAGTTGAAAATGCACAACTAAATGATATTGATAATATTGAAACGGGTCTGGGAGATATTGGTGATGTAAATGATACCGGTTTTGAACTGATATTAGCCAATATTAACCGTAATATTTTGATTCAACACATGGCACATTATGCAGACATGTTGGTTGATGAAGGAGAGCTGATCATGAGTGGCTTTTACGAAACGCCTGATCTGGCTATTATTCAAGAAGAAGCAGCTAAATACGATTTGAAATACATCAATCATTATACCCGTAATAATTGGGTTGCCGCCAAGTTTGTTAAATAG